The nucleotide sequence TTGGACACATTCAGTTCAACCTTGATTCTTGATCAATCCCGATTGAGATCAACTGAACTGGGGTGGGATTGGCTGATTTGGTAAATATGAATTAGAACCCCATGGATTTGTTATATGTTATGATGGCCGTTAATCACAAAAAGAAATTTGATAAATGGATCTGTCCAAACTCATTGCAAGCAATGAAGAAAAGGGAATCAATAAGGAATGTGCTCCAATTAGTATTGGATTTTGTGCTGTTAAATTCTACTAACTCATGTtaggttcctaattctatttggtaaTATCAAATGTCATAATTGGTTCCAACCAACAGTAGTAATCATTTCCATGGTTTTTAAGGATAAACAGATTATATTTGGTCTGGGGTCATGTTAGTTAGGTCTGTTGAAGAAAGAATGTAGCTCATGTTTCACTTTCGTCAGATATTGAATTAGACACTTGTGACTTGAAGGCTTCTTTTAATGAGATGAGTTGCATTAGGAGCCATTTCATGTTATATCTGTAATCTTTTCTTGTCCATTACATTCTTTGCTATCTCTCTGCCTACataaatttcttttttctttcattcTAAAACCCATCTGCATGATGCTATTGTCATTGAAGCTGCATTGTGTAGTGTGGTTTAAAGTGATAGTAGGGTCCTATATGGACCTAGAGTTGATATGTTATATTGTGTTAATCTCTTGTATcccttataaaaaaaattaaaagaagcaAATAATGGTTCGATCACCTATGTCCTTTTAGGGATGTAGAAAATCACCTCTAAGGTTTATGCAATGTCATAACCGTATGATGGATGTTCTACCAAGATGTCACATctagaggatgaatatatgaaaATCTTAGGGATCATACAAGGATCAGATGTTAGTGATACCTTTAGTacgcttttcattttgcaactgtgTTAATATAACCGTAGAACATAATTATTTGTCTAGTCTACCAATTAGGTAAGCATGTATTGTCACCTATAAACAGGGAGATGTGACGAGTTTTGAAATTAATTCCAAATTTTTGGTCAAAGATATCTTCAAATAGATCTTAATTATATGTTTTTGCACATGACTCTACACTTCACCATTGATCTTTAAAAATGTAGGGAAATAAATTTTGAATTTTCGTGACATATATAAAAATGTTACTATGTTAGTATTTTCATGTGATACTATTGATAATTTTCTGATAAATATATCATACATATTTATAAAGAACGTCTTTTTTATCattgattttatataattttatttcttagattcaTATTCATTCTTGTAACCATTGCTTTCTTTGTGATTAGGAAGATTTGGTAAGTTTCGAATAATATAGACATAGCCTCGTGCACTGGGTAAGTCTTTTTTCAAACCATAGCTATCTTAAGGAACGTGATGCAGAAAATTCTTTTAGCATACAACATATGGATTTTCATTCTCGATTTTCAAATTTTCTAATAGCATGttagtttattatttttataataaaattaatttttcatgTGATCCCAATCCCCTTGACCTAATCGATCCTGAAATTGATCATATGATCTATAATTGAAAGTTTGAGTTGGTTTACTGGAAGTTGACTCagttaaattcaaaaattgaactaAATTGCACTCATCGATTACAGAATCGATCCAAAAAGTCCCTAATTTCAATTGGGTTTGGTTCATGGGATTTTTTGTCATTTAGAAAAAAAGGCGTCCCCAGGTAAAACGAATAGGGGGGCGTCATCCGGTAAAAAACCAATAGTGGAGACATGTCCCAGTAAAATTGAAGTGCTGTATTTTTATCAAAATCCTCCATCCAAAATTGAAGTGTCTTTAATAGCATTCATTTTTATTAATGCAacttaatatatattattattattaatgtagTATGACAGGAGGTAATGATAATGGACCAGTCGACACAGAAACACCACTGCCAACTACAAGACGCAGGAGAAAGAAGTCATCAGTTTGGGAGCACTTTACAATCGAAGAAGTCTCTGGCGGATGTACACGAGCTTGCTGCAAACTGTGTAAACAAACCTTTGCATACAGTAGTGGGTCAAAGATAGCAGGCACTAGCCACCTCAAGAGACATATCGCTTTAGGTTCCTGTCCCAAAATAAAATATCAGAACAAACTGGCACTTGCTTCGGTGGCAAAATCCGATGGAGATACCCCTGATCCACCCAAAAGACGCTATAGGACATCTGGTTTTTCAAGTGTTTTTGATCAGGACCAAAGCTATGTGAATCTTGCTAGGATGATCATTGTGCATGAATATCCACTCGATATGGTTGAGCACCCTGCCTTTGTTGCTTTTGTTCAAAGTCTCCAACCGCAGTTTAAGATGGTTGATGTGAGTACTATTGAAGGAGAAGTCTTATCTTTATATCAGAAGGAAAAACAAAACCTCATGCAAGCCTTTGTAACTATACCTGGAAGGATCAGCCTGACAATAGGTCTCTGGACAACCAGTCAGACTCTTGGATACATTTGCCTTACCGGGCAATTCATTGACAGCGACTGGAAGTTGCATCGAAGGATGCTGAGCTTCATGATGGTATCTTCTCCTCATTCAGAAAATGCTCTTAGCGAAGCTATTGGTGTTAGCCTTTCAGATTGGAATATGAAAAGTAAGTTGTTCACGATCACCTTGGACAACAACTGCTCATCACACGACATCTATAGTGCAAACCTGAGGGACCACCTCTCCAACAAGAACATGCTCATGCTGAAAGGACAGTTGTTTGTTGTGCGTTGCTATGCCAATATCCTGAATGTTATTGCAGAAGACGTGATTGCTTCTATCCATGGTATCATATATAACATCCGTGAAAGTATAAAATTTGTGAAAGCTTCTCCAGCCCGTGAAGAGAAATTTGCTGAGATTGCTCTACAACTTGAAATTCTCAGCACAAAAGCCCTATCTCTTGATGTCACGACACAGTGGAACACAACTTACCTCATGCTTGTAGCTGCATTGGAATATAAACGAGCATTTAATTTCTTGGAAACATGTGATGATAACTACAATGAAGCTCCATCAGCTGATGACTGGATGAAGGTGGAAGTCGTTTGCACATACCTAAAACTTCTGTATGACTCCGCTAATGTCGTCATGGCAACAGCAGATCCAACCGCAAATATATTTTTCCATGAAGCATGGAAACTCCTGGTGGAGCTGAATAGTGCAACATTGAGCGAGGACACTATGGTCAGCGGCATAGCTAATGAGATGCATGAGAAGTTTGACAAATATTGGAAAGATTGCAGCCTCATCTTGGCTCTTGCTGTGGTTATGGATCCCCGTTTCAAAATTAAGCTTGTCGAGTTCAGTTTCTCAAAAGTTTATGGTGCAGACTCTGCCAGGTATGTAAAGTTGGTCGATGACAGCATTCATGAACTCTACCTCGAGTATGTTGCCCAGCCACTTCCTCTGACTCCAGCTTATGTGGACCAAGGTGAGGCCAACCACATCAATGGCAATGACAGCAATGTGCCCACGGTGGACGGGCTTCAAGACTTTGATATGTATCTGTCTGAGTTATCTGTGAATCAGCCATCTAAGCCAGAGATAGACCAATATTTAGAAGAGTCACTTGTGCCACGGatccaagattttgatatcttgaaTTGGTGGAAGCTCAACTATCTCAAGTATCCAACGCTCTCAAAGATGGCCCGAGATATCTTAGCTATCCCCGTATCCATGGTTTCAACGGGCTGCTCCATATTTAGTTCAGGAACTGGAAGCAGAGTGCTTGATGAATACCGAAGCTCTTTACGTCCGGAGACGGTGGAGGCACTTTTCTGTGCGAAGGACTGGCTCCAATACTTGCCCACCATGGCAGAGCCACCATCCACCGCTATAGTCAAAATGGAAATCTAGGATGACTATAAATTGTGGCTTCCTTGTAGCATTATGTATCGTTGCAAATGTAATGTGTGCCAGCTTTTATGTTTCTAGGACACGGTAGGTTATCCGTCCTAGTGTAGTGTGGTGTTTCCCATTTGAATGTTTATTGACGCCCAGCTAGAGTTATCTCCCAAGATGGTCACTTACTTGATGCAGCGGTCGCCCTGCCATGCTATGCCATGCCATGCCGGACTAACTTCAAAGTACTCTAGAGGTGGCTGCTTTGGTCATTCTTGGAATCATCAGTCAGTGGGTGACTATTCCAGATAAAAGCTTATCTGCTTTAAGTGTCTGTACGATGGTTGTGCAAGTGATGATCGGAGaagatcatgttgatttccacttGCAGAATTGCATTGCAATCATCTACGACTAAGATTGGTTAATCTGAGATGATGCATGCAGCCAGTGATTCTTCGTAAGATCAGACTTGCATTGCCGCTCGAGGGACTCAGGTAAGTTTTGTTATGGTTGTCTTCATAGATCAGCTTTTTGACCTTAATCATGTATGTGCATTGTTTAGTCACCTACGGTTGGCTTCCATGCCAACTTGGGAAGCATATGGTAGTTAACATATGGTAAGCGTATGTATGTATTATTTATAAAGATCAGATGGGGTAGGGACAAAGACCACTACATGTTATGTTTTCTGTTTTGAGTCCCACACACGAAAAATTGATATATGAGAGTTTGGTCATTTAAACATTTGAATCCAGGTTTAGGTTCATCGATTGAGTTACAATAAATATCTCTATCTAAGCAAATCTAGCATTACGCATTAGGTATAGTGAGAGATTCGAATAGATAGATCAAAGAAGGAGACCATGAGCACATTTATGCTTGAACCAGTCAGTCCTCTAGATTATTTtagtaactatatatatatatatatatatgtgtgtgtgtgtgtgtgtgtgactatCCCCCTCCTATATATTATTTTAGTATATATACAAATGGGGCATTGTATTGGAATTCCATGATGCCAATAGCAGTAGTAAGAATCTTTTAAAGCTTCAAGCATTGATTATTTTTTGATAAAGAATACATTCTAAGCTAATCATCCATATCATTTTCTACTCATCTACTCGCATGAACAAAAATCCAAATAATActatatgaaatatttctctctctctctctctctcgtccaaTATTCCACAAAATATTTTACTCTTTATAAAAATACATCATTAACCTAATAAGAAGTAGAAGAGGACTTACCTTTTTATTTTAACCACTTGTGTCCTCAAAACCTTGACTACTTTAATAATGGATCATGTGATATCTATCTCTATGTCTCAAATTCTTAGAGAAGCACAAGATGACAAATCGTGCATAACAACAGTCAGTAACTCGAATTAAGCATAACAGTCACTAACTGTTTCTTCTGGGGGCCACAAAAATGTTCGAGAAATGAGGGGAAGCAAATCCAATTTACCAGAT is from Musa acuminata AAA Group cultivar baxijiao chromosome BXJ3-8, Cavendish_Baxijiao_AAA, whole genome shotgun sequence and encodes:
- the LOC135644770 gene encoding zinc finger BED domain-containing protein RICESLEEPER 2-like, with product MSMTGGNDNGPVDTETPLPTTRRRRKKSSVWEHFTIEEVSGGCTRACCKLCKQTFAYSSGSKIAGTSHLKRHIALGSCPKIKYQNKLALASVAKSDGDTPDPPKRRYRTSGFSSVFDQDQSYVNLARMIIVHEYPLDMVEHPAFVAFVQSLQPQFKMVDVSTIEGEVLSLYQKEKQNLMQAFVTIPGRISLTIGLWTTSQTLGYICLTGQFIDSDWKLHRRMLSFMMVSSPHSENALSEAIGVSLSDWNMKSKLFTITLDNNCSSHDIYSANLRDHLSNKNMLMLKGQLFVVRCYANILNVIAEDVIASIHGIIYNIRESIKFVKASPAREEKFAEIALQLEILSTKALSLDVTTQWNTTYLMLVAALEYKRAFNFLETCDDNYNEAPSADDWMKVEVVCTYLKLLYDSANVVMATADPTANIFFHEAWKLLVELNSATLSEDTMVSGIANEMHEKFDKYWKDCSLILALAVVMDPRFKIKLVEFSFSKVYGADSARYVKLVDDSIHELYLEYVAQPLPLTPAYVDQGEANHINGNDSNVPTVDGLQDFDMYLSELSVNQPSKPEIDQYLEESLVPRIQDFDILNWWKLNYLKYPTLSKMARDILAIPVSMVSTGCSIFSSGTGSRVLDEYRSSLRPETVEALFCAKDWLQYLPTMAEPPSTAIVKMEI